Genomic DNA from Gossypium hirsutum isolate 1008001.06 chromosome A01, Gossypium_hirsutum_v2.1, whole genome shotgun sequence:
cttatcataatttttatataacattcctatcataatatgggccatgcaataatattagaataaatttcttttctggctcagatttgtggtcccaaaactactattccaatttcactgaaaatgggttgttacaacttgtGGATTTTTGATCGCTGGATCTTTACCTCCCAAATTGTTATTTGTTGCTTAATAATGCAGACAAACATCCTTGGAGTGACCATAATGACCACACGAAAAGTAAACAACCTGTAAACTTTTTTACTCAATTCGTTGAAGATTTCCATTAACAATAACTTGTGAAATCAGTGGTTTCTCCAAATTTATACAGATTTCCATTCTCACATAATGTCCTCTCGAATGACTGCctgtattaaaatataatttagttGCCTTCCCCACCATTCCCCCAATTTCccataaaatctctttttttgTAGAGATAACTAGGAAGTCCTGGAAGCTTGATCCAAGCCAAAATGTTACTAGGATAGGGATTCTTTGGGTTGAAGTTGATTGTCCAAGGCTGGACCGTTAAGTACTGTCCAAAGACAATCTATGGACCCTATGATAAAGCCTTTTTATAATCtttgaattttggaattttgCTAAAAACTAGCCATTTTCGATATCCATCATCTAAAAAGGTTGAGATGGTCTCTAAAGTCCATAAACCTTATTTTTTAGAGTTGTAAAACCAATATTCCTTCCCAATAACTTGAGAATCATGGAGGTGGACATGTATTTGACTAATAATTTTTGAAATCTATCAGAAAAATCAATAGCAAGAATATCATTGACTGTTGATTTCTTGACATCACCTTCAAGAAGGGAAAAAATTTCATCAGCAATGTTTGAATCACTACCTCCATTAGGAATAGTGGACCCTTTCACTAGAACCAtataatatcccgaattagggcctaatcggaatagtagttttgtgaccataaatttgagacagaaataattattttatgattattttgaggtctatgatatgatttcatgattttgtgaaaatttcgcgaagaaattctatgcataaagtgcttaatttgaagttagggactaaatggaataagttgcaaaacttgcattctagaagtttctagtatgaaattgctttgaaatattaattaggaggtcttaaatagaaatttgaccaatttcaaagtttatggacaaatattggacatgaatggaatttttggaaagtttagtagtaagggcattttggtcattgaggggtaaaatgaattaaaatacaaaattaaaagccaattttgctcatcttcttcaccatggacgtgtataccaagggagactccatggctagggtttccaagcttccaagctcgattgtaagtccattctagcttcatttttaatgatttttacgtttttggagtcccggtaacgtgatttagcttatgctagcaataattcaacctacggttcatatttggaaaaatacccataggtgaaatttgtgtattttggtgttttatgatagaatattaggttttaaattatgttagacaacttgtgctactcggttttaagtgaaaacgagcaaaatggcttaatcggtaaaaatacctaatagtcataagtacatgttagagtgagaatttgatgttgcaatagaagggaaaaatgatcatcatgtcataaaacataagaaaataggatgaagtttaattttggaaccttggggaaaaagtgcaaatatgcaaaagtttaggggtcaaaatgaaaatttttaaaaatatgatttttggacccgtatgaatagtgtgactaattattaggctaaatgtgatattatagatgaaggaaatcgagattcgggcttaaatcgggaaaatacaaggttatggactaaaatggtaaattgctgtttctggatcgagataagttcgtatgataataataatgcaatgttatgtttgaattatatttcttaatattattgcatatattttatgatttagtatattggaaaagttgatggaatggtgtttatgatgtggaaatatgacatgaaagaatgttacatgaaatgcaagaaaatgaagatacatgacaagtgatatatgaaatatgtgatatatgttatgtaaattcttaaaagctgatttaatatttgagttgtgtcttattatactatgaatggacaattggtactatggatagtgagatcgacacttcaagtaaattcgtacataaataatctatcgattctttttatgttattatattttgatatcatatgaaatgtggctgcctatcaaattgttatttgatgtaaattatgaatttaaattgattatggacaatttagtaaaatgttgaaaagtgtgAAATTTCCCGATtaaaccttcggaataaaaattatacgaatgatctattgtgatgtaacgccccatacccgaggccgtctccggagtcgaacacaaggtgttaacagacttaattcattacttaaacagctcaaacaatttatttttaaaattttcagtcaagctaacaatctgtgtcatagtcgcttaaaaattaatatctcgagttaaaaaactcgaaatctaattctgtaaattttccctgaaactaaactcatatatctatttactaatttttttctagaatttttggtcaagccaattagtacagtttattagttaaaatatcccctgttttagggttcgactgctctgacctctgtgtattacgaatcagatatctccctgtacagagtttcaatgactatgccgtttgtttctaataaaactagactcaataaggaatctgtaaatataaatcatgacttctaattatctttgaaaattttatggtgaatttccaaagtcagaatagggatccagaaatcgctctggccctgtttcacaaaaatttaaacatctaataaaatataactcatatacctgttttgttccatccatatgaaaatagactcataattcttcaattccatattttattcactatctaattgtatctctaccattttcaatgatttttcaaactcacatcactgctgctgtctgaatctattttatggtaaattttacctatttcatgttttccatggattagctagtaatttagcatacataacaccaaatatgatcatgattagccattccaatggctaatcattaccaagcatttccataccactcaataaccatatcataagaccatatatacaaaatgattataatgctatacatgccatactcaaaatatgcaagccattatgccaagatggtatacggatatattgtgagcatgcctccgaccgttcccgatttccgagctggcttgtcaacactacaaggaatgaaaaggaggaagtaagcataaatgcttagtaagctcacatgcaaatagcaagtaacacaactatataagcaaacataaaacatcatttgcataatcatcaccgagacattcatatcacattttcatttatcatcttaccatattgttgttatatcgagttttcaacccgagggttaagtacatacctgttcaaagtattcatttcacaacacttaccaatacgtccctttcatctccagtattcctccatttgagtagaattttacccgttgaacacatcggaatataattcggatacatggaaagtttgcacataagtgccacatatgtagccaagctaccatgtaacccgcccataagtgaactcggactcaactcaacgagctcgggcgttcgcatccataagtgaactcggactcaactcaacgagctcggatgcctagttacatctctcgaactcggactcaactcaacgagttcggacattcacatccataagtgaactcggactcaactcaacgagttcggatgtccaaacatcctagtgacatgtcacttgtatcctaatctattcctaaggttcaaacgggcgttttcctcgatcacacatctttgccatcttccacggaatatcgaaattgatacttcggtgatagttcatactcatcaagtaattcacataattacatattattcaacaataaccacaaagcataatatttcatgataataatcagcatcatatcatataaacaacattaaattgcttaaactgacaattatgttactacatttacacatgaacttaccgcgtatgcgaaaatggctacttttaccatttcgtccataacttggtattttccccattttagcccgaattttagttttccttgctctatcatttaaaatatagtataattaggactcacattattcaaattgacccaattatattttggaaaaattacagttttgcccctaaacttttgcatatttacacttttgccccaaatctcgtaaattaaacttcagcctattttcttatgttttatgacatgctgatcatttttcccttctatggcaacatcaaattctcactttaacatgtacttatgacgattaggtatttttaccgattaagcccttttgctagttttcgcttaaaaccgagtagcacaagttgtctaacataatttaaaacctcatattctatcataaaacaccaaaatgcacaaatttcacctatgggtatttttccaaatataaaccataggttaaattattgctagcataagctaaatcgagctaccgagactccaaaaacgtaaaaatcattaaaaacgaggctagaacggacttacaatcgagcttggaagcttgaaaaaccctagccatggtttctccttgctatattcggccatggggttgaagatgagcaaaattggcttttaattttgtattttaattcattttacccctaaatgaccaaaatgcccttactactaaactttccaaaaattccatccatgtccaatttttgtccatagacttagaaattggtaaaatttttatttaagacctcctaattaatatttcaaaataatttcatactagaaacttctagaatgcaagttttacaaattattcgatttagtccctaatttcaatttaagtactttatgcataaaatttcttcatgaaattttcacacaatcatgcaatcatatcatagacctaaaaataatcataaaataattaattctatctaggattttgtggtcacgaaaccactattccgactaggctctaaatcaggatattacatgtgaggtcgcatgtgtagtactaagtgcaggctactacgtttattagatggtgaggtcacatgtgtagtactaagtgcaggctactatgcataccagatagcttcagctacaagtgtggaaatgggaaaatgtgcaggcaattgtgtatctgttattattccgatgagttcaacgggaaatcgattaaatgaaaatacatgtgaaagtgattatgtgatgaacaagtgcaagtatatgtttatttgaatttatgagcaatatgctcaatatttgagcgagCCTCGGTAAAATGggatggattaagtgaaattgtgtaaaagtgaactttagtagtaaaacagtattagacagcaacagtgcatgactttgaaaattcacaaaaaattgtgtaagttgaattaaatttaaaaaaaaattatagaaataaatcttaatgagtctattttcatatgaaagaaacaggggaagcaaaagaattctatattgtgtgatagttgaattcttgtgaaacagggtctgaatgaattcgagatcccctgttttgaatttagaaattcaccataaattgtaaaaaaattattgagagtcatatcttacatggatggattccttattgaatctaattttaagcGAAACAAatggcatggtcgttggaattctgtacagggagaaattcgcttcgtagtgcacaggggtcagagtagtcataccctaaaacagggaagactttaactaataaactgtactaaatgacccaaccaaaaattctataaaaaaattattaagtatacatatgagtctagtttcatataaaatttacggaattggatttcgagttttttaacttgagatatgatttttttttacaccgggactccagaaaacagcctgtcctgaatatgtgtaattgtacaattatagtgttttatcttgaaaagcatggtagtaattgcttattattttcatatgaacttactaagcgtaaagcttacccatcctctccatttctttagtattggcaggtcagctcggggttggagatcatcggaggcaaaatcacactatcaaactatcatttttgggaaaattaattcaaatattagaaatatcaagtgagtggcacgTATAGGaatttggtttgtgatatgtatttttattatgattttgaccatacatatcagtctgcattgagttatcgtataaaatcatgagatgtggtccatatccattatggtttataagtttaattaatcgtgccatgtcctatgttttgatgtgatgatatagttagctttgtttgttatgcatgtgttcgaaaagttttgaattaaatgaaattttatggcccggttttcgtctatgtgtattgttaagtctggtaatgcctcgtactctgttccagccttggatacgggtaaggggtgttacaaaccatATCTTTCTAGGACAGAGTTGGTGCTGATGTTAAGTCAACAACCATCACGTCATCACTATTAGGCTCCGGATCCTTAAAACGAACCTTCTTGGTGTTTGGATCAATGGAGATATCATCTGTCTTTTCATTGCCTTCACAGAGAGAATCCATGGTCATGATTATCTCTAATTATTTAAGCTTGGAGTTGAAAGTGTAAATGTATAGATTGCAAAACTTTCATAGTTTTAGCTTTTccattgctttttttttaaataaaaagaaatgagaggatttattttagcaattaaaaaatgtcatatctacttttgacattttttgttaggatcgacccgattaagtaacaagtaaaaaaatagcggaataaattaaagaattgaacacacaaatttaacatggaaaaaccctccaaagaggataaaaaaccatgggcaaagataattttactataatggcaaaagaacgaagagtacaaaagatggagataaaaaactaaaccccgaaaacctgaaaacaaagaaccctcaaaacgtaaacacaaaattctctaaatgtgttatgagttctaatatctaataggtgtgttttctaaggttgtaaaagagcctattttaggctaaattcataggtcaaatattaataaaataatctaaattaatcagtgtttgattgaaacaaataaacagagtttaactgaaagattatttctcaaatttgactgaaaataggagtcatatttaacaaatctccatcttgactcatatttccataacgccatctttgccaaagctcgccacgagcctatcttgaactatgcagggaattaactaagtcgaatttgtgcttagaaactagaagatttctagccttcgacttgtacactgccaaatcaaaattaacccgagtctgattttcaaaaacacagtgccctaacttttcaaaacctgcatccaaaagagaacctctcttcaacgaaacggtcatacatttccctcctatgaccaagttgcctctactccaaacgagttgacttcgactccgtaACAAACAAGGGACATCCgttttcaccggtcactgtagaaccttctagaatataaagactgtcgattcttttaccttttaacaaaacgagagctccacgagatactttaatgccgctcgacttgatgttgattttgcatcctttcaagtctaaaatactcaatgagatgagattctttcgtaaatcaggtgcatacctgacatctgagagtgtcataATCGTctcatcgtgtatcctaattttaacagtaccaataccaattaccttactagatgaatcgtttcccatgtgcacaactccaccttcaaccaaactgtatgtggagaaccattctctattgggacacatgtgaaaAGAatatcccgaatctaggatccacttgaCATGAGCATGGAGTTATCGCTctttgacactaacaagaaatcatcaccgttttcattggccaaattagcaccagctatatcttcctcgttactctcagcagcttttttatatcgcagtttataacaatctactttgacgtgacctaaatttttaaaatagcgacaccttttgtctcgtttctttgatgctaccaaaacgggagcttgcctatctgtcttgctatccaaatgaactcattgtcgagtttttCTCTACTCAataaatgacccttcacatcttcgaacgagagtttctctctgccataaattagggtctccttgaaagacttgtatgaagggagtaaagagcacaataatagcatagcctgatcttcatcgtcaatatgatcctcaacattctttaaatcatttaaaagagtaatgaattgactgatgtgatctctaagaagctcacattcgttcatgcgaaacgtaaatagacgttgtttcaacactaaacggttagccaaagacttagtcgcataaagagtttctaacatttttccacaaggcggatgaggttttctctatcaatacctcctacaataccgtattcgcgaggcacaactggattacagataaagccttttcatcaagctcttttctgttttatttagattctcaggctttttcccgataacaacctttttcaagccgaattgaactagaattgccatcatccgaacttaccacagattgaaatttgtctcaccattgaacttctcaatttcaaacctgccatctctgaatgggctgatctatgaaaattaaactagctctAATACTACTTGTTAGGATCGactcgattaagcaacaagtaaaaaaaatagcggaataaattgagaaattgaacacacaaatataacgtggaaaaacccctccaaagaggataaaaaactacgggcaaagataattttactataatgacaaaagaacgaagagtataaaagatgaagataaaaactaaaccccgaaaatctgaaaacaaagaaccctcaaaacataaacacaaaattttctaaatgtgttatgagttctaatatctaatgggtgtgttttctaaggttataaaagagcctatttataggccagattcataggtcaaataataataaaataatctaaattaatcagtgtttgattgaaacaaataacagagattaactaaaagattatttctcaaatttgactgaaaatatgagtcatatttaacatttttaatatttatatttatttacattttgcaaaaagaaatttataaatgagaagaaaattaaaaataactttaaaaatgcATAGGAAGAGATTAAAGTGAAatttattgaagaaaaaaatttattttaaaattatcatacattgaaatgaatgaaaatcatgctatattttttaaaaaataatttaattaaattcttcatttttaaaatttcctcaaatttattcaaaatgaaaTCTTCAAATAACCTATATCTACTCAAGCTTTAATCTTTAGAGTTGTAAATACATATTATACATAATTTAGATTTTTAAggctaaaaatattaatatatagataaatatttaaaatacatataaattaacCATTTGCTCCTAAGGCTTTCTTAAGAGCTGGTTTATATTATAAATAGATATAGATAATATTGAATTTGTTAGTTAgaatttaaaaaaggaaaaatattcaGTAGAGTTTTTAGACTCTACATACAGGATTAGAGATTGACAAGTGTCCTATAGaatatagtaaaatttttaaaaaaatatattagaaaataCATGACAATTTTTGAAGGTtagttatgaaataaaaaatatatattgctaatatattaaatactaatccattaaaaagaagaaaaaatcaaataatgtaAAGCATTACAAATGTCTAGGAATATCTAATTCGATAAAAtagatcaaaaataaaaaataaatttgaccaAAGAAATTCATAATTATTATAATGATATTAATTTTATCTGCTTAAAAATTAAtgcaaaattaatattataaatgcTTAGAAATGTTTAATTAgatatattgaataaaaaataacaaagtaaaaGAATAAGACAACTTTGACCCTATTTATTTTCCTTAATAGTCACTTTTATCCCTATTTAATcctatttattttcatatttcacGTAGTTCTCATGCTGAATAATCATTATTAACTGACATTTTCCTTATttggtcaatttaattttgatcctcatgcatttcaaaatttatgatttGATCCTTTTACTATATTTTCACATTTACAATTTTCTACATTATTCCCATCTCAAATGTAAAATTAATTCTTTATAGTTCACCGAAGTCGATCAAGAACAAAATCATTTATTGTACCGAGAATTTTTAGGACATTACACGTGAAAATTTATGACTGGTTGAGTATCCTAGTTGGGTTTTTTTAACGCCCGAAGGATTGAAACGGTAAATGGATGAAAGTTTTAGagtctaaaatgaaaaaaaaaacaaacaaacaaaagtgGTGAATTTTCTGCagtttatttattatcaaaaactACACCAGAAGCAGTGAAGAACATTTCAGTTCGATAACTCATTGTCGAATACATACCTGCATGATTAGGATGAGACATTAAGTATTATATATTAAGGCACAACTTGAATGCACATTAAACATTTGTCAATAATATCAATTTGCAGATTTCTTTGAGCATTTCTAGTGAAAGAAATCAACCCAACGAAAATCATCACTATTCACCGATCATCATTAATCCCTCCAAGCAACTTGCACAAATCACCTACAAAATCAATCACTCCTCATCATCAACCTCAGTAATCCCCTCCAACAACAAATACTGAAACGCTACGGAGTACTTGGCTGTTTTTGTGCCCTTAGAGCTCCCAATTTCTGAATACTTGTTATATTTCAAACAAAACGATCCAGAATCATCACCTTTAccgcaaaaacataaaaaaaaaaaaagacttagtATATACATAAAGAAGTTACATGTGACGCAAAGGTTAAGTAAGATAAAAGTTGAAAACACAACCCTTGACTGTAAAAATGGTGCGAATCCACCTCTTGTAGATAAATAGCGACCTTGGAGAATCCCCATTGTGCGTATCAGATAATAAAAGCCTGCAAGGCCCTGTTTTACtgcacatattttaatatatcagCATTTGCTATTAGCCCCAAAATGACGTGAGTTAAAATATACGTACTTGGCAAAAATTATTGCATTGTGACACAAAGCTAGAGTCCGAACCATTGCCAAGTCTCTTCCACGAGGATTACCATATCTCTCTTGACAGCTCCTAATTAGTATTACTGATTATTAAGAAATGGATGGAATTGAAAAGAGATTTGAAAAATAGTCTGCTTCTGCTTGGACTTAAATACCTTTCATAGAAGAAATCTCCGAAATCATCAACAACAACTGCAACTGGAAACGTATCCTTCAGGTGAAATGCAGCGAAGTACTTCTTGATtccctcatcatcatcatcattaataTATCTTCAAGAAATTAAAAC
This window encodes:
- the LOC107925358 gene encoding uncharacterized protein, yielding MMNLFRINQIKASLSYGGIMLERFFFTKQGDFHPQESDPITLLSGPPSSGKTSLLFQFAVNSASQCSNVNSKVVFICSRRRLETKPPYLAQGIDPGCDIFKRIKMKYINDDDDEGIKKYFAAFHLKDTFPVAVVVDDFGDFFYERSCQERYGNPRGRDLAMVRTLALCHNAIIFANKTGPCRLLLSDTHNGDSPRSLFIYKRWIRTIFTVKGDDSGSFCLKYNKYSEIGSSKGTKTAKYSVAFQYLLLEGITEVDDEE